A single genomic interval of Arachis duranensis cultivar V14167 chromosome 7, aradu.V14167.gnm2.J7QH, whole genome shotgun sequence harbors:
- the LOC107496444 gene encoding protein trichome birefringence-like 43, with protein MVIAFLVLLLQFFGYVNGGDDEIHNLKGCDIYHGTWIYDDSYPLYNSSECFHLNMHFDCQQNGRPDKEYLKYRWKPYACNLPRFNGKDFLERLRNKRIAFVGDSISFNQWQSLTCILHSHHRHVAFIGGIRHHGFSKFTFPNHNVTILLLWNPFLVENESTSYGRVLNLSSIADSDATLWQQSDVLVFNSWLWWLQSGTATPWDFIADGNDLHKDMDRLVAYEKALTTWAQWVESNIDFHKTLVFFRGDAARHPNGSAWGNYDGKHCGEETEPIFKAKIPLMKIRGEEIVERVISKMSKAVKLMNITMLSQLRKDGHPGLYASPRHHGMDCSHWCLPGVPDTWNQLFYAELLRSL; from the exons ATGGTTATTGCATTTTTGGTTCTACTATTACAATTTTTTGGCTATGTAAATGGGGGAGATGATGAGATTCATAATTTGAAGGGGTGTGATATCTACCATGGAACATGGATTTATGATGACTCATATCCTCTTTACAACTCAAGTGAGTGTTTTCATCTAAACATGCACTTTGATTGCCAACAAAATGGTCGTCCAGATAAAGAATATCTCAAATATAGATGGAAACCCTATGCATGCAACCTACCAAG GTTTAATGGTAAGGATTTTCTGGAGAGATTAAGGAATAAACGGATAGCGTTTGTTGGGGATTCAATAAGCTTTAATCAGTGGCAGTCATTAACATGCATACTTCATTCACACCATCGTCACGTTGCATTCATTGGAGGGATTCGCCATCACGGTTTCTCCAAATTCACCTTTCCG AATCACAATGTGACAATACTATTGTTATGGAATCCATTCCTAGTAGAAAATGAAAGCACTTCATACGGTCGTGTTTTGAACCTGAGTTCTATTGCCGATTCTGATGCTACTCTGTGGCAACAGAGTGATGTTCTGGTTTTCAATTCATGGCTATGGTGGCTTCAGTCTGGAACCGCAACTCC GTGGGATTTCATAGCGGATGGTAATGATTTACACAAAGACATGGATCGTTTGGTTGCATATGAAAAGGCACTAACAACATGGGCTCAGTGGGTGGAAAGTAACATTGATTTTCATAAGACTCTAGTCTTCTTCCGAGGAGATGCAGCAAGACATCCTAA TGGTAGCGCTTGGGGGAATTATGATGGGAAGCATTGCGGTGAAGAAACAGAGCCAATATTTAAGGCAAAGATTCCATTGATGAAGATTCGAGGCGAAGAAATAGTGGAGAGAGTGATTAGTAAAATGTCAAAGGCAGTGAAATTGATGAACATAACAATGCTTTCACAATTGAGAAAAGATGGACACCCAGGCCTTTATGCTTCACCAAGGCATCATGGCATGGATTGTAGCCATTGGTGTCTCCCTGGAGTTCCTGATACTTGGAATCAACTCTTTTATGCAGAGCTTCTTAGATCCTTGTAA
- the LOC107496445 gene encoding protein trichome birefringence-like 43 translates to MFIVLLVLLLQFFGYVNGEDELHNLKECDIYHGKWVYDDSYPLYNSSQCFHLNMHFDCQQNGRPDQQYLKYRWKPFACDLPRFSGKDLLERMRNKRITFIGDSISLNQWQSFICMLHSHHPHAAFTRDNDHGFTQFTFLNHNVSVGFSWNALLVEKESTSYGMVLNLGSISDFDANMWRHSDVLIFNSWLWWLHSGSDRPWDFIVDGDDLHKDMDRLVAYEKALSTWSHWVQNNIDFDKTLVFFRGDSPRHPNASEWGNNDGKQCSEEREPIEVREVNEYRELKKPAGEGIVERIVRKMRKPVRLLDITRLSELRKDGHPGAYASSHHQGMDCSHWCVPGVPDTWNHLFYAELLRAYV, encoded by the exons ATGTTTATTGTGTTATTGGTTCTACTACTACAATTTTTTGGCTATGTAAATGGCGAAGATGAGCTTCATAATTTAAAGGAGTGTGATATCTACCATGGAAAATGGGTTTATGACGATTCATATCCTCTTTACAACTCAAGTCAATGTTTTCATCTAAATATGCACTTCGATTGCCAACAAAATGGTCGTCCAGATCAACAATATCTCAAATATAGATGGAAACCATTTGCATGTGACCTACCAAG GTTTAGTGGTAAGGATTTGTTGGAGAGAATGAGAAATAAAAGGATAACATTTATTGGGGACTCAATAAGCTTAAATCAATGGCAATCTTTCATATGCATGCTTCATTCACACCATCCTCATGCCGCATTCACTCGAGACAACGATCATGGTTTCACTCAATTCACCTTTCtg AATCACAACGTATCAGTGGGATTTTCATGGAATGCATTGTTGGTAGAAAAAGAGAGCACCTCTTACGGAATGGTCTTGAATCTTGGTTCCATTTCTGATTTTGATGCTAACATGTGGCGACACAGTGATGTTTTGATCTTCAATTCATGGCTCTGGTGGCTTCATAGTGGCTCTGATAGACC GTGGGATTTCATTGTGGATGGTGATGATTTACACAAAGACATGGATCGTTTGGTTGCATACGAGAAAGCATTATCAACATGGTCTCATTGGGTGCAAAATAACATTGACTTTGATAAAACCCTAGTCTTCTTTCGAGGGGATTCACCAAGACATCCCAA TGCTAGCGAATGGGGGAATAACGATGGAAAGCAATGCAGTGAAGAAAGAGAACCAATAGAAGTTAGGGAAGTGAATGAGTATCGAGAACTGAAGAAACCAGCGGGTGAAGGGATTGTGGAGAGAATAGTAAGAAAGATGAGAAAGCCGGTGAGGTTGTTGGATATAACAAGATTGTCGGAGCTGAGAAAAGATGGACACCCAGGTGCTTATGCTTCATCTCATCATCAAGGCATGGATTGTAGCCATTGGTGTGTCCCTGGTGTTCCTGACACTTGGAATCACCTCTTTTATGCCGAGCTTCTCAGAGCTTATGTATaa
- the LOC127740476 gene encoding ethylene-responsive transcription factor 11-like, whose protein sequence is MDAAQIHDPGKMHVWLRTFETAEGAARAYGAKAKTNFQMAAELLNNSNNFVHINNNTCNPSQSSTLNSSSQLPFSPPLLLTSWRSQQRVVSLDYEGMSYKGLLDLDLTIALAVKNVVILRQFYKTAAKFSLLSAGIVVALGDKF, encoded by the exons ATGGACGCCGCCCAAATCCATGACCCTGGCAAGATGCACGTCTGGCTTCGAACTTTCGAAACTGCAGAGGGGGCAGCGCGTGCGTATGGCGCCAAGGCTAAGACCAATTTTCAGATGGCGGCGGAGCTTCtgaacaacagcaacaacttcGTTCACATTAACAACAATACATGTAACCCGAGCCAGAGTAGCACGCTTAATTCATCTTCGCAGCTGCCGTTTTCTCCGCCTTTACTTCTGACGTCATGGCGTTCCCAGCAGCGTGTCGTATCAT TGGACTACGAGGGCATGTCATACAAGGGGCTATTGGATCTCGACCTCACTATCGCTCTTGCTGTAAAAAAT GTTGTCATTTTGCGACAGTTTTATAAAACTGCCGCAAAATTTTCGCTGCTATCTGCTGGAATTGTTGTAGCGTTGGgagataaattttaa
- the LOC107496451 gene encoding probable LRR receptor-like serine/threonine-protein kinase At1g07650 isoform X1, with amino-acid sequence MENNLDHCCCSKLLLFLLLGSTSLVFLSHLASAATPKLNNEEVKALKEIGKKLGKKDWDFGVDPCSGKGNWNMSDKKSFQSFVACDCFSFNQSSCHLVSIYLKAENLSGTLSPEFSKLHYLKILDLSRNLITGSIPQQWASMNLVELSLMGNKLSGPFPKVLTNITTLKNISIEGNYFTGPIPNEIGQLINLEKIILSSNGFTGTLPASLSKLTKLNDLRLSDNSFSGRIPDFISNWTSIEKLHMQGCSLEGPIPSSISALTRLSDLRISDLKGTKGSSFPPLSNMKSMKTLVLRKCLIKGNIPDYIGRMEKLKMLDLSFNGLSGKIPESFSILDKLDYMFLTGNMLSGTIASWILRTSKNVDISSNNFNWDSSSPTECQRGGTLNLVEGYSSSADTQSRISTCLKRNFPCPASVTKYSHSMNINCGGPEANVSGRVYEADREGRGASILYYPTQGWALSSTGSFMDNDIDSDPFIVTNASRLVNVSALNSELYTTARVSPLALTYYGLCLINGNYTVELHFAEIMFINDRSFYSLGRRIFDVYIQGKLVLKEFDIQKAAGGTGKPIVKTFNATVTEHTLKIHFYWAGKGTTGIPTRGVYGPLVSAISVEPNFPVPSENGHKTYIILLAACTVAAVGVLVLILLGVMRRKGYIGGSNAVYKELRGIDLQTGLFTLKQIKAATKNFDVANKIGEGGFGSVYKGLLLDGTVIAVKQLSSKSKQGNREFVNEIGMISGLQHPNLVKLYGCCAEGNQLILIYEYMENNCLSRILFGKDLDRKVKLDWPTRKKICLGIARALAYLHEESRIKIIHRDIKTSNVLLDKDFNAKVSDFGLAKLNEDDKSHVSTRIAGTIGYMAPEYAMRGYLTDKADVYSFGVVALEIVSGKSNTNYRPNEEFVYLLDWAYVLQERGNLLELVDPDLGSEYSTKEAMVMLNVALLCTNASPTLRPTMSQAVSMLEGWTDIQDILSDPGYSAYSSNSRYKSMRNHFWQNPSRSQSMSTYSSTMYADANSSHSLIETEGSYHLVKVNSDMSDN; translated from the exons ATGGAGAATAATTTAGACCATTGCTGTTGTTCCaagctccttctttttcttctccttggTTCAACTTCATTGGTTTTCTTGTCACATTTGGCTTCTGCTGCCACACCAAAACTCAACAATGAAGAGG TGAAGGCATTGAAAGAGATAGGGAAGAAGTTAGGGAAGAAGGATTGGGACTTTGGTGTTGATCCTTGCAGTGGAAAAGGGAATTGGAACATGTCTGATAAGAAGAGCTTTCAGAGCTTTGTGGCTTGTGATTGCTTTTCCTTCAATCAATCTTCTTGCCATCTTGTAAGCAT ATACTTGAAGGCAGAGAATCTGAGTGGTACTCTTTCACCAGAGTTTTCCAAGCTCCATTATCTCAAGATTTT GGACCTTAGTCGCAACCTCATCACTGGTTCTATACCTCAACAATGGGCTTCCATGAACTTAGTTGAGCT CTCTTTAATGGGAAACAAATTATCAGGTCCATTCCCTAAGGTTCTCACAAATATTACAACTCTCAAAAACAT AAGTATTGAGGGAAATTACTTTACAGGCCCCATCCCAAATGAGATTGGACAGTTGATCAATCTAGAAAAGAT CATTCTGTCATCAAATGGATTCACTGGAACATTGCCAGCATCACTCTCCAAGTTAACCAAGTTGAATGATCT GAGGCTAAGCGATAATAGTTTCTCCGGGAGGATACCGGATTTCATTAGTAATTGGACATCAATCGAAAAGCT GCACATGCAGGGTTGTTCTCTTGAGGGGCCTATACCTTCTAGCATATCTGCATTGACAAGATTGAGTGATTT GAGGATAAGTGACCTAAAAGGTACTAAAGGCTCTTCTTTCCCACCACTGAGTAATATGAAATCCATGAAGACACT GGTACTGAGAAAATGCTTGATCAAAGGAAATATCCCTGATTATATAGGAAGAATGGAAAAACTGAAAATGTT AGATTTGAGTTTCAATGGCTTGAGTGGGAAGATACCTGAATCTTTTTCCATCCTTGACAAACTTGACTACAT GTTTTTAACTGGGAACATGCTATCAGGGACCATAGCAAGCTGGATCCTTAGAACTAGTAAAAATGT GGATATCTCTTCGAATAACTTCAACTGGGATAGCTCTAGTCCAACTGAATGTCAAAGAGGAGGGACCTT AAACCTTGTTGAGGGATACTCCTCATCCGCAGATACACA AAGTAGGATTTCTACATGCCTTAAAAGGAACTTTCCATGCCCTGCCTCAGTTACCAAAT ATTCTCACTCCATGAACATAAACTGTGGTGGACCGGAAGCAAATGTCAGCGGCCGTGTTTATGAAGCCGACAGAGAAGGAAGAGGTGCATCAATATTGTATTACCCTACTCAGGGATGGGCTCTAAGCAGCACTGGAAGCTTCATGGACAATGACATTGACTCTGATCCCTTTATTGTGACTAATGCTTCAAGACTTGTAAATGTCTCTGCACTCAATTCAGAACTTTACACTACAGCTCGTGTTTCGCCCCTTGCTCTGACATACTATGGCCTATGCCTTATCAATGGAAACTACACTGTTGAGCTTCACTTTGCAGAGATTATGTTTATCAATGACAGGTCATTTTACAGTCTCGGAAGGCGAATTTTTGATGTGTACATCCAG GGGAAATTGGTGTTGAAAGAATTTGATATCCAAAAAGCAGCTGGTGGTACTGGCAAGCCAATTGTGAAGACATTTAATGCAACTGTCACAGAACATACATTGAAAATTCACTTCTACTGGGCTGGAAAGGGCACAACCGGCATACCGACTCGAGGAGTTTATGGACCTCTAGTATCTGCTATCTCAGTAGAGCCTA ATTTCCCAGTACCATCAGAAAATGGCCACAAAACCTACATCATTCTGCTAGCTGCTTGTACAGTTGCTGCTGTTGGTGtacttgttcttattttgttgGGTGTAATGAGGAGAAAGGGATATATAGGAGGAAGCAATGCAGTGTATAAAG AACTTAGGGGTATAGATCTGCAGACAGGATTGTTTACTTTAAAACAAATCAAAGCAGCAACTAAAAACTTTGATGTAGCTAATAAAATTGGTGAAGGTGGCTTTGGTTCTGTTTACAAG GGGCTACTATTAGATGGAACTGTAATTGCAGTAAAGCAACTCTCATCAAAATCAAAGCAAGGAAACCGTGAGTTTGTGAATGAGATAGGAATGATATCAGGGCTTCAACATCCAAATCTGGTTAAGCTTTATGGATGTTGTGCTGAGGGTAATCAGTTAATACTGATATATGAGTATATGGAAAACAATTGTTTATCTCGGATACTATTTG GTAAGGATCTAGACAGAAAAGTGAAACTGGACTGGCCAACCAGGAAGAAGATTTGTCTTGGTATAGCTAGAGCTTTAGCTTATCTCCATGAAGAGTCCAGAATCAAGATCATTCATAGGGATATAAAGACTAGTAATGTCTTACTAGACAAGGATTTCAATGCCAAAGTTTCGGATTTTGGTTTGGCTAAACTCAATGAAGATGACAAAAGTCATGTTAGCACTCGAATTGCAGGAACAAT TGGTTATATGGCTCCTGAGTATGCAATGCGTGGCTATTTAACTGACAAAGCAGATGTGTATAGCTTCGGGGTGGTTGCATTGGAAATCGTTAGCGGAAAGAGCAACACAAATTACAGACCTAATGAGGAATTTGTTTATCTTCTTGATTGG GCATATGTCTTGCAAGAAAGAGGAAATCTTCTAGAGCTTGTTGATCCAGATTTGGGGTCAGAATATTCAACAAAAGAGGCAATGGTAATGCTAAATGTGGCTCTACTATGTACTAATGCATCTCCAACACTAAGACCAACAATGTCACAAGCAGTGAGCATGCTTGAAGGTTGGACAGACATTCAAGATATACTTTCTGATCCTGGATATTCAGCATATAGTTCAAATTCAAGATATAAGAGTATGAGGAATCACTTCTGGCAGAATCCAAGTAGATCACAAAGCATGTCAACATATAGTAGTACTATGTATGCTGATGCTAATTCCTCTCACTCACTTATTGAAACAGAAGGGAGTTACCATCTTGTAAAAGTTAACTCAGACATGTCAGACAACTGA
- the LOC107496451 gene encoding probable LRR receptor-like serine/threonine-protein kinase At1g07650 isoform X2: MNLVELSLMGNKLSGPFPKVLTNITTLKNISIEGNYFTGPIPNEIGQLINLEKIILSSNGFTGTLPASLSKLTKLNDLRLSDNSFSGRIPDFISNWTSIEKLHMQGCSLEGPIPSSISALTRLSDLRISDLKGTKGSSFPPLSNMKSMKTLVLRKCLIKGNIPDYIGRMEKLKMLDLSFNGLSGKIPESFSILDKLDYMFLTGNMLSGTIASWILRTSKNVDISSNNFNWDSSSPTECQRGGTLNLVEGYSSSADTQSRISTCLKRNFPCPASVTKYSHSMNINCGGPEANVSGRVYEADREGRGASILYYPTQGWALSSTGSFMDNDIDSDPFIVTNASRLVNVSALNSELYTTARVSPLALTYYGLCLINGNYTVELHFAEIMFINDRSFYSLGRRIFDVYIQGKLVLKEFDIQKAAGGTGKPIVKTFNATVTEHTLKIHFYWAGKGTTGIPTRGVYGPLVSAISVEPNFPVPSENGHKTYIILLAACTVAAVGVLVLILLGVMRRKGYIGGSNAVYKELRGIDLQTGLFTLKQIKAATKNFDVANKIGEGGFGSVYKGLLLDGTVIAVKQLSSKSKQGNREFVNEIGMISGLQHPNLVKLYGCCAEGNQLILIYEYMENNCLSRILFGKDLDRKVKLDWPTRKKICLGIARALAYLHEESRIKIIHRDIKTSNVLLDKDFNAKVSDFGLAKLNEDDKSHVSTRIAGTIGYMAPEYAMRGYLTDKADVYSFGVVALEIVSGKSNTNYRPNEEFVYLLDWAYVLQERGNLLELVDPDLGSEYSTKEAMVMLNVALLCTNASPTLRPTMSQAVSMLEGWTDIQDILSDPGYSAYSSNSRYKSMRNHFWQNPSRSQSMSTYSSTMYADANSSHSLIETEGSYHLVKVNSDMSDN, translated from the exons ATGAACTTAGTTGAGCT CTCTTTAATGGGAAACAAATTATCAGGTCCATTCCCTAAGGTTCTCACAAATATTACAACTCTCAAAAACAT AAGTATTGAGGGAAATTACTTTACAGGCCCCATCCCAAATGAGATTGGACAGTTGATCAATCTAGAAAAGAT CATTCTGTCATCAAATGGATTCACTGGAACATTGCCAGCATCACTCTCCAAGTTAACCAAGTTGAATGATCT GAGGCTAAGCGATAATAGTTTCTCCGGGAGGATACCGGATTTCATTAGTAATTGGACATCAATCGAAAAGCT GCACATGCAGGGTTGTTCTCTTGAGGGGCCTATACCTTCTAGCATATCTGCATTGACAAGATTGAGTGATTT GAGGATAAGTGACCTAAAAGGTACTAAAGGCTCTTCTTTCCCACCACTGAGTAATATGAAATCCATGAAGACACT GGTACTGAGAAAATGCTTGATCAAAGGAAATATCCCTGATTATATAGGAAGAATGGAAAAACTGAAAATGTT AGATTTGAGTTTCAATGGCTTGAGTGGGAAGATACCTGAATCTTTTTCCATCCTTGACAAACTTGACTACAT GTTTTTAACTGGGAACATGCTATCAGGGACCATAGCAAGCTGGATCCTTAGAACTAGTAAAAATGT GGATATCTCTTCGAATAACTTCAACTGGGATAGCTCTAGTCCAACTGAATGTCAAAGAGGAGGGACCTT AAACCTTGTTGAGGGATACTCCTCATCCGCAGATACACA AAGTAGGATTTCTACATGCCTTAAAAGGAACTTTCCATGCCCTGCCTCAGTTACCAAAT ATTCTCACTCCATGAACATAAACTGTGGTGGACCGGAAGCAAATGTCAGCGGCCGTGTTTATGAAGCCGACAGAGAAGGAAGAGGTGCATCAATATTGTATTACCCTACTCAGGGATGGGCTCTAAGCAGCACTGGAAGCTTCATGGACAATGACATTGACTCTGATCCCTTTATTGTGACTAATGCTTCAAGACTTGTAAATGTCTCTGCACTCAATTCAGAACTTTACACTACAGCTCGTGTTTCGCCCCTTGCTCTGACATACTATGGCCTATGCCTTATCAATGGAAACTACACTGTTGAGCTTCACTTTGCAGAGATTATGTTTATCAATGACAGGTCATTTTACAGTCTCGGAAGGCGAATTTTTGATGTGTACATCCAG GGGAAATTGGTGTTGAAAGAATTTGATATCCAAAAAGCAGCTGGTGGTACTGGCAAGCCAATTGTGAAGACATTTAATGCAACTGTCACAGAACATACATTGAAAATTCACTTCTACTGGGCTGGAAAGGGCACAACCGGCATACCGACTCGAGGAGTTTATGGACCTCTAGTATCTGCTATCTCAGTAGAGCCTA ATTTCCCAGTACCATCAGAAAATGGCCACAAAACCTACATCATTCTGCTAGCTGCTTGTACAGTTGCTGCTGTTGGTGtacttgttcttattttgttgGGTGTAATGAGGAGAAAGGGATATATAGGAGGAAGCAATGCAGTGTATAAAG AACTTAGGGGTATAGATCTGCAGACAGGATTGTTTACTTTAAAACAAATCAAAGCAGCAACTAAAAACTTTGATGTAGCTAATAAAATTGGTGAAGGTGGCTTTGGTTCTGTTTACAAG GGGCTACTATTAGATGGAACTGTAATTGCAGTAAAGCAACTCTCATCAAAATCAAAGCAAGGAAACCGTGAGTTTGTGAATGAGATAGGAATGATATCAGGGCTTCAACATCCAAATCTGGTTAAGCTTTATGGATGTTGTGCTGAGGGTAATCAGTTAATACTGATATATGAGTATATGGAAAACAATTGTTTATCTCGGATACTATTTG GTAAGGATCTAGACAGAAAAGTGAAACTGGACTGGCCAACCAGGAAGAAGATTTGTCTTGGTATAGCTAGAGCTTTAGCTTATCTCCATGAAGAGTCCAGAATCAAGATCATTCATAGGGATATAAAGACTAGTAATGTCTTACTAGACAAGGATTTCAATGCCAAAGTTTCGGATTTTGGTTTGGCTAAACTCAATGAAGATGACAAAAGTCATGTTAGCACTCGAATTGCAGGAACAAT TGGTTATATGGCTCCTGAGTATGCAATGCGTGGCTATTTAACTGACAAAGCAGATGTGTATAGCTTCGGGGTGGTTGCATTGGAAATCGTTAGCGGAAAGAGCAACACAAATTACAGACCTAATGAGGAATTTGTTTATCTTCTTGATTGG GCATATGTCTTGCAAGAAAGAGGAAATCTTCTAGAGCTTGTTGATCCAGATTTGGGGTCAGAATATTCAACAAAAGAGGCAATGGTAATGCTAAATGTGGCTCTACTATGTACTAATGCATCTCCAACACTAAGACCAACAATGTCACAAGCAGTGAGCATGCTTGAAGGTTGGACAGACATTCAAGATATACTTTCTGATCCTGGATATTCAGCATATAGTTCAAATTCAAGATATAAGAGTATGAGGAATCACTTCTGGCAGAATCCAAGTAGATCACAAAGCATGTCAACATATAGTAGTACTATGTATGCTGATGCTAATTCCTCTCACTCACTTATTGAAACAGAAGGGAGTTACCATCTTGTAAAAGTTAACTCAGACATGTCAGACAACTGA